A genomic stretch from Sulfurihydrogenibium azorense Az-Fu1 includes:
- a CDS encoding DUF485 domain-containing protein → MDRSLIEKIKNDPDFQKLVSERNRVMVILTALELIIYFGFILLVAFNKEFLAQKIGEGVVTIGIPIGIGVIVLSFLLTGVYVYIANKDYDELSEKIKKKYLKEV, encoded by the coding sequence ATGGACAGAAGTCTTATTGAAAAAATAAAAAACGACCCTGACTTTCAAAAGTTAGTATCAGAAAGAAACAGGGTAATGGTTATTCTTACAGCGTTAGAGCTGATAATCTACTTTGGATTTATCCTACTGGTTGCCTTTAACAAAGAATTTTTAGCTCAAAAAATTGGAGAAGGTGTTGTAACAATCGGTATACCTATTGGTATTGGTGTTATCGTCTTATCTTTCTTATTAACTGGAGTATACGTCTACATTGCAAACAAAGATTACGATGAACTCTCAGAAAAAATAAAGAAAAAATACTTAAAGGAGGTTTAA